One genomic window of Clostridia bacterium includes the following:
- a CDS encoding pyruvate, phosphate dikinase, with the protein MSKKYVYLFSEGDATMRNTLGGKGANLAEMTKMGLPVPQGFTVSTEACTKYYEDGKKINEEIQKEIMENIVKMEEICGKKFGDKENPLLVSVRSGARASMPGMMDTILNLGLNEDVVEAVSAKSGNPRWAWDCYRRFIQMYSDVVMEVGKKYFEELIDKMKEEKGVKQDVELTAEDLKVLAGQFKAEYKSKIGKDFPTDPKEQLMGAVEAVFRSWDNPRANVYRRDNDIPYSWGTAVNVQMMAFGNMGDNCGTGVAFTRDPATGEPGLMGEFLVNAQGEDVVAGVRTPMPINEMAEKFPEAFADFEKVCAILEDHYRDMQDMEFTVENGKLYMLQTRNGKRTAKAALKIACDLVDEGMIDKKQAVAMIDPRNLDTLLHPQFDAKALKAATPAGRGLGASPGAACGKVVFTAEDAESWNARGEKVVLVRLETSPEDITGMKASQGILTVRGGMTSHAAVVARGMGTCCVSGCGDIVMDEENKKFTLAGKTYVEGDYISIDGSTGNIYDGIIPTVDAEIAGEFGRIMEWADEFRTLKVRTNADTPADAKKARELGAEGIGLCRTEHMFFEAERIAAFREMICSDTVEEREAALEKILPYQQGDFEALYEALEGNPVTIRFLDPPLHEFVPTEEADIEALAKAQGKSVADIKAIIASLHEFNPMMGHRGCRLAVTYPEIAKMQTKAVIRAAINVKKAHPDWNIVPEIMIPLVGEIKELKYVKNDVVATADAEIAAAGIDLKYEVGTMIEIPRAALTADVIATEAEFFCFGTNDLTQMTYGFSRDDAGKFLDAYYDAKIFENDPFAKLDQTGVGKLMEMAVELGKKVRPEMHCGICGEHGGDPVSVEFCHKIGLDYVSCSPFRVPIARLAAAQAKIKEDK; encoded by the coding sequence ATGAGCAAAAAGTATGTATATCTTTTTAGCGAAGGCGACGCTACAATGCGTAACACATTGGGCGGTAAAGGTGCGAACCTCGCAGAAATGACCAAAATGGGTCTGCCGGTTCCCCAGGGCTTTACCGTTTCTACCGAAGCCTGCACAAAGTATTATGAAGACGGCAAAAAGATTAACGAAGAAATCCAGAAAGAAATTATGGAAAACATCGTTAAGATGGAAGAAATCTGCGGAAAGAAATTCGGCGATAAGGAAAATCCCCTTCTCGTATCCGTTCGTTCCGGTGCAAGAGCTTCCATGCCCGGTATGATGGACACCATCTTAAACTTGGGTCTGAATGAAGACGTTGTTGAAGCAGTATCCGCTAAATCCGGTAACCCCAGATGGGCTTGGGACTGCTACAGAAGATTCATCCAGATGTATTCCGACGTAGTTATGGAAGTAGGTAAGAAATACTTCGAAGAACTCATCGACAAAATGAAAGAAGAAAAGGGTGTTAAGCAGGACGTTGAACTGACTGCTGAAGACTTAAAAGTTCTTGCCGGCCAGTTCAAGGCTGAATACAAGAGCAAAATCGGTAAAGACTTCCCGACTGATCCTAAGGAACAGTTGATGGGTGCTGTTGAAGCTGTATTCCGTTCTTGGGACAACCCCAGAGCAAACGTTTACAGAAGAGACAACGATATCCCGTACTCTTGGGGTACCGCTGTTAACGTACAGATGATGGCATTCGGTAACATGGGCGACAACTGCGGTACCGGTGTTGCATTTACCCGTGACCCCGCTACCGGCGAACCCGGCTTGATGGGTGAATTCCTTGTAAACGCACAGGGTGAAGACGTTGTTGCAGGTGTTCGTACTCCCATGCCGATCAATGAAATGGCTGAAAAATTCCCCGAAGCATTTGCTGACTTTGAAAAAGTTTGCGCTATTTTGGAAGACCACTACAGAGACATGCAGGATATGGAATTCACCGTTGAAAACGGTAAACTCTATATGCTCCAGACCAGAAATGGTAAGAGAACTGCAAAAGCTGCTCTTAAGATTGCTTGCGACCTCGTTGACGAAGGCATGATCGATAAGAAGCAGGCTGTTGCTATGATTGACCCCAGAAACTTAGATACACTTCTCCATCCCCAGTTCGATGCTAAAGCATTGAAGGCTGCAACACCTGCAGGCCGTGGTTTGGGTGCATCTCCCGGTGCTGCTTGCGGTAAGGTAGTATTTACTGCTGAAGACGCCGAAAGCTGGAATGCAAGAGGTGAAAAGGTTGTTCTGGTTCGTCTGGAAACCTCTCCTGAAGATATTACAGGTATGAAGGCTTCTCAGGGTATCCTGACCGTTCGTGGCGGTATGACCTCTCACGCAGCCGTTGTTGCTCGTGGTATGGGTACTTGCTGTGTATCCGGTTGCGGCGATATCGTAATGGACGAAGAAAACAAGAAGTTTACACTTGCAGGTAAGACCTATGTGGAAGGTGACTACATCTCCATCGACGGTTCTACCGGTAACATCTATGATGGTATTATCCCCACCGTTGATGCTGAAATCGCTGGTGAATTCGGCAGAATCATGGAATGGGCTGATGAATTCAGAACCTTGAAAGTACGTACCAATGCTGATACTCCGGCTGACGCTAAGAAGGCTCGTGAACTCGGCGCTGAAGGTATCGGTCTTTGCCGTACCGAACATATGTTCTTCGAAGCTGAAAGAATCGCAGCATTCCGTGAAATGATTTGCTCCGATACTGTTGAAGAAAGAGAAGCAGCACTTGAAAAGATTCTTCCTTATCAGCAGGGCGACTTTGAAGCTCTCTATGAAGCACTCGAAGGTAACCCCGTTACCATCCGTTTCTTAGATCCTCCGCTGCATGAATTCGTTCCCACAGAAGAAGCTGATATTGAAGCTTTGGCTAAAGCACAGGGCAAATCTGTTGCTGACATCAAAGCTATCATCGCTTCTCTCCATGAATTCAACCCCATGATGGGTCACCGTGGTTGCCGTCTGGCAGTTACTTATCCTGAAATCGCAAAGATGCAGACCAAAGCGGTTATCCGTGCTGCTATCAATGTGAAGAAGGCGCATCCCGATTGGAATATCGTTCCTGAAATCATGATTCCCTTGGTTGGCGAAATTAAGGAACTTAAGTATGTTAAGAACGACGTTGTAGCAACTGCTGATGCTGAAATCGCAGCTGCAGGCATCGACCTGAAGTACGAAGTAGGTACCATGATTGAAATCCCGAGAGCAGCTCTTACTGCTGACGTGATTGCAACTGAAGCTGAATTCTTCTGCTTCGGTACCAACGACTTGACCCAGATGACCTACGGTTTCTCCCGTGACGACGCTGGTAAGTTCTTGGATGCTTACTATGATGCAAAGATTTTCGAAAACGATCCCTTTGCTAAGCTTGACCAGACCGGTGTTGGTAAGCTGATGGAAATGGCTGTAGAACTCGGTAAAAAGGTTCGTCCCGAAATGCACTGCGGTATCTGCGGTGAACATGGCGGTGACCCTGTATCCGTAGAATTCTGCCATAAGATTGGCTTGGATTATGTATCCTGCTCGCCGTTCCGTGTGCCGATCGCTCGTTTGGCTGCTGCTCAGGCTAAGATTAAGGAAGATAAATAA
- a CDS encoding WYL domain-containing transcriptional regulator — MPKSSMQGLKILYILKFLEECSDEQHPITTNEIIAHLDALGISAERKSVYADLERLRTFGADILSDRARGHYIASRTFEPAELKLLVDCIQSNRFMTSKKSSQLIGKLESLLSRHQAQDLQRQVYIANRVKSVNEQIYYNIDTLHDAINQKRQIAFHYTTYTTDKQKVLRKDKEYTVHPYALMISEEHYYLVCYYGARNKISNFRVDRMEHIRILEDAVFPMAETAGADFDLGEYSKRQFNMYTGEKKKLTLLCENSMMNAVIDRFGENIFVVPYDENRFTLKVDVVVSPTFFSWIVIFGGQIQILEPSDVKEDFMNLLRSFKNE; from the coding sequence ATGCCGAAATCCTCTATGCAGGGCTTGAAAATATTATATATTTTAAAATTCTTAGAGGAATGCTCGGATGAACAGCATCCGATAACCACAAACGAAATCATTGCACATCTTGACGCTTTGGGCATTTCTGCAGAGCGGAAGTCTGTGTACGCAGACTTAGAACGTTTGCGCACCTTTGGTGCGGACATTCTTTCCGACCGGGCACGCGGACATTATATCGCTTCGCGCACCTTTGAGCCTGCAGAACTTAAGCTTCTGGTGGATTGCATTCAGTCCAACCGCTTTATGACCTCTAAAAAGAGCAGTCAGCTGATTGGTAAGCTCGAAAGCCTTTTAAGCCGCCATCAGGCGCAGGACCTGCAACGGCAGGTGTATATCGCAAACCGCGTTAAAAGCGTAAACGAACAGATTTACTATAACATTGACACCCTGCATGATGCCATCAACCAAAAAAGGCAGATTGCTTTCCACTACACCACCTACACCACCGACAAGCAGAAGGTACTAAGAAAAGACAAGGAATACACCGTACATCCTTATGCACTGATGATATCTGAAGAGCATTATTATCTGGTCTGCTATTACGGGGCGCGTAACAAGATTTCAAACTTCCGTGTGGACCGTATGGAGCATATCCGTATTTTAGAGGATGCAGTGTTCCCCATGGCCGAGACGGCAGGTGCGGATTTCGATTTGGGTGAATATTCCAAACGGCAGTTTAACATGTACACCGGTGAAAAGAAGAAGCTGACTCTGCTTTGTGAAAACAGCATGATGAACGCGGTGATTGATCGATTCGGTGAAAATATTTTTGTAGTTCCCTACGACGAGAACCGTTTCACCTTAAAGGTAGATGTGGTAGTCAGCCCCACCTTTTTCAGCTGGATTGTAATTTTCGGTGGACAGATACAAATCTTAGAGCCGTCAGATGTCAAAGAGGATTTTATGAATCTGCTTCGTAGTTTTAAAAATGAATGA
- the dtd gene encoding D-tyrosyl-tRNA(Tyr) deacylase: MRIVIQRVQYASCTVDGTCTGKIEKGYAALIGIKETDTTEIALKMLEKIKKLRIFEDENERINLNLEAVDGGILLIPQFTLYADCKSNRPGFTKAAPPDMAKGLFCYMVDHAPEYFDKVAAGWFGADMKIELLNDGPFTVILDSEELRMESK; this comes from the coding sequence ATGCGTATCGTAATTCAGAGAGTACAGTATGCAAGCTGTACGGTAGACGGCACCTGTACCGGCAAAATCGAAAAGGGCTATGCGGCGCTGATTGGCATTAAAGAAACCGACACCACCGAAATTGCACTTAAAATGCTGGAAAAAATCAAAAAGCTTCGCATTTTCGAGGACGAGAACGAAAGAATCAATTTAAACTTAGAAGCAGTAGACGGCGGTATTCTCTTAATTCCGCAGTTTACGCTGTATGCAGACTGCAAAAGCAACCGTCCCGGTTTTACCAAGGCGGCACCGCCTGACATGGCAAAGGGTCTGTTTTGCTACATGGTAGACCATGCACCCGAATATTTTGACAAAGTTGCCGCAGGCTGGTTTGGTGCAGATATGAAAATTGAACTGTTAAACGACGGTCCCTTTACTGTAATTTTAGATAGTGAAGAGCTGAGAATGGAGTCAAAATAA
- a CDS encoding helix-turn-helix transcriptional regulator encodes MFNSIVLRYCEKKRKTSTDWWLASLPANDLKFRFVPGRLHYVHKGSPTIYCDEKPYKLEPGKLYFFPQNLSLRAEMEEGSFYEHTALDFFVYPPTRMTEALVIDPSETPLIQKALDILLLFAEQYPKKNVNDHHEYVPLIENYCVNLLKLIDKLISPIETVSSPFIADVLSYIHKNYQKELTIEELSALTNYQKHVFIRKFKQIMGVPPYKYIRTYRLNTAYQLIRAGSHSISQVAMQVGYEDSTSFSHAFKQHFGMHPTEVSNRPSDN; translated from the coding sequence ATGTTCAATTCCATAGTACTACGATACTGCGAAAAAAAGCGAAAAACATCCACCGACTGGTGGTTGGCATCGTTACCTGCAAATGACTTAAAATTCCGTTTTGTTCCGGGCAGACTGCATTATGTACACAAAGGTTCGCCCACCATTTACTGCGATGAAAAGCCTTATAAGCTGGAACCGGGCAAGCTGTATTTCTTTCCGCAGAATCTTTCGCTCCGGGCAGAAATGGAAGAAGGCTCGTTTTATGAGCATACCGCCTTGGACTTCTTTGTCTATCCGCCCACACGCATGACAGAGGCTTTAGTGATTGACCCCTCCGAGACACCTCTGATTCAAAAAGCACTCGACATTTTACTCTTGTTTGCAGAGCAATATCCAAAGAAAAATGTGAACGACCATCACGAATACGTTCCGCTGATTGAGAATTATTGTGTCAATCTGCTGAAGCTGATTGACAAGCTGATTTCGCCCATTGAAACGGTTTCTTCGCCGTTTATTGCCGACGTTTTGAGCTATATTCACAAAAACTATCAAAAGGAGCTGACAATAGAAGAGCTTTCGGCACTTACCAATTACCAAAAGCATGTTTTTATACGCAAATTCAAGCAGATTATGGGTGTTCCGCCTTATAAGTACATCCGAACCTACCGCTTAAATACCGCTTATCAATTGATCCGGGCAGGAAGCCACAGCATTTCGCAGGTGGCTATGCAGGTAGGCTACGAGGATTCCACCAGCTTTTCTCACGCCTTTAAACAGCATTTCGGCATGCATCCTACCGAGGTTTCCAACAGACCGTCCGACAATTAA
- a CDS encoding Gfo/Idh/MocA family oxidoreductase: MKKVYKLASFGYGGMAGIHIDKVLCNYERIDVKGVYDIDPARAKAAEDNGYYAYKSKEELLNDAEIDIVLVATTNDCHKELCIDALKAGKNVLCEKPVTMTSKDLEDIMVVAKETGMVFSVDQNRRVNKDFLAMKKAVEDGLLGDVYVIESRVEGSRGLPAGWRCEAEKGGGMMLDWGVHLIDQLMYMYTDKVVNVFCKMYSINYPEVDDNFRLTMTFESGLTAHVEVSTNNYIRHPRWYVLGTKGTLQIDDWDAFGKIVRPTDKQNSWGVDIVSTKAGPSKTMAPRDPSTVEIIPVAAPVWGIPDDLTSVYNPYVAKLDGEAELTITPEQALRVIKVMEAAFESAKTGNAIHTDI, encoded by the coding sequence ATGAAAAAAGTTTACAAATTAGCGAGCTTCGGATACGGCGGCATGGCAGGTATCCACATTGATAAAGTGCTCTGCAACTATGAGCGCATTGACGTTAAGGGCGTGTACGATATCGACCCCGCCCGTGCAAAGGCTGCAGAGGACAACGGCTATTATGCATATAAATCCAAAGAGGAGCTTTTAAACGACGCGGAAATTGACATTGTATTGGTTGCAACCACCAACGACTGCCACAAAGAGCTTTGTATTGATGCCCTTAAGGCAGGCAAAAATGTACTTTGCGAAAAACCCGTTACCATGACCAGCAAGGACTTAGAGGACATCATGGTTGTGGCAAAGGAAACCGGCATGGTGTTCTCGGTTGACCAGAACAGACGTGTAAACAAGGATTTCTTAGCGATGAAAAAGGCTGTAGAAGACGGACTTTTGGGCGATGTTTATGTAATTGAATCCCGCGTAGAAGGCTCGAGAGGTTTGCCTGCAGGCTGGAGATGCGAAGCAGAAAAAGGCGGCGGCATGATGCTGGACTGGGGTGTACACTTGATTGACCAGCTGATGTATATGTACACCGATAAGGTTGTGAATGTATTCTGCAAAATGTACAGCATTAACTACCCCGAGGTTGATGACAACTTCCGTCTGACTATGACCTTTGAAAGCGGTTTGACCGCACATGTAGAGGTTTCCACCAACAACTACATCCGTCATCCCAGATGGTATGTTTTGGGTACAAAGGGAACCTTACAGATTGACGACTGGGATGCGTTCGGTAAAATCGTTCGTCCCACCGACAAGCAGAATTCCTGGGGTGTGGACATTGTAAGCACCAAGGCAGGTCCTTCCAAGACCATGGCACCCAGAGACCCGTCTACTGTGGAAATCATTCCCGTGGCTGCACCCGTTTGGGGCATTCCGGATGATTTGACCTCTGTGTATAACCCCTACGTTGCAAAGCTGGACGGCGAAGCAGAACTGACCATCACTCCCGAGCAGGCATTGCGTGTTATCAAGGTTATGGAAGCCGCTTTCGAATCTGCGAAAACCGGTAATGCAATTCACACCGACATTTAA
- a CDS encoding helix-turn-helix transcriptional regulator, whose amino-acid sequence MFNSIALRFYGRDKSASDWWLASLPAQHPKFRFLPSRLHYVHSGAPTVYCGDKAYKLEPGKLYFFPQNLSLRASMEAGDIYDHTVLTFFMYPPTRMSEALVIDLSVSPLLKSATDVVMQLAEKYPMTDYTEQHTHTPLIESYCVNLLKLIDEHISPIETVSSKAIADALSYIHENYQKELTVEELSARTNYQKHAFMRKFKQIMGVSPYKYIKDYRLSNAYYLLRTGNFTIAEVAEQIGYNNSTSFSHAFKQHFGIYPKDAMKSV is encoded by the coding sequence ATGTTCAATTCCATAGCACTCAGATTCTACGGAAGAGACAAAAGTGCATCCGACTGGTGGCTGGCTTCATTGCCGGCACAGCATCCGAAATTTCGCTTTTTGCCCAGCCGTCTGCATTATGTGCACAGTGGCGCACCCACTGTGTATTGTGGTGACAAAGCATACAAATTAGAACCCGGTAAACTGTATTTCTTTCCGCAAAATCTTTCCTTACGCGCATCGATGGAGGCGGGAGATATTTACGACCACACCGTGCTGACCTTTTTTATGTATCCACCCACGCGTATGTCTGAGGCTTTGGTAATTGACCTTTCCGTTTCACCGCTTTTAAAGAGCGCCACTGATGTGGTTATGCAATTAGCAGAGAAATATCCTATGACGGATTATACTGAGCAACACACGCACACGCCTCTGATTGAAAGCTATTGTGTTAATTTGCTGAAGCTGATTGACGAGCATATATCCCCCATCGAAACGGTTTCTTCTAAAGCCATTGCAGATGCGCTGAGCTATATCCACGAAAACTATCAGAAGGAGCTGACGGTAGAAGAGCTTTCTGCGCGCACCAATTACCAAAAGCATGCTTTTATGCGAAAATTTAAGCAGATTATGGGCGTTTCGCCTTACAAATATATTAAGGATTACCGCTTAAGCAACGCGTATTATCTGTTGCGGACGGGTAATTTTACCATTGCAGAAGTGGCAGAGCAGATTGGCTATAACAACAGCACAAGCTTTTCCCATGCTTTCAAACAGCATTTTGGCATCTATCCTAAAGATGCCATGAAGTCTGTTTAA
- a CDS encoding DUF5596 domain-containing protein, whose amino-acid sequence MEETLRKIGFDKTEINFFLNSYNGLDEADRALFTKLGEEFSFCQNRAESITLQEKLKPMATKYDMDSRSLDMLFLLSNLEKLREAYLKKGISEEIFYDTAKDFKYKLDECKEKVGVLGVIPFWWYAIFFRAEIVALGRFQYHTKPFFEGLTYEWGDFKINSDDEVVNFHIPSSGPMPREARIDSYKKAFAYFGRKKGEYLPIICESWLIFPGYREVFPKGSNLADFMEDFDIIDQSFGKAGEFLNARAVFGKPYDGDTSKLSANTTLQKNFIKFLNDGKIAGWGKGVILFDGEKIVNNKRDN is encoded by the coding sequence ATGGAAGAAACATTACGAAAAATCGGTTTTGATAAGACGGAGATCAACTTCTTTTTAAACAGTTACAATGGATTGGACGAGGCAGACCGTGCCCTTTTTACAAAGCTTGGCGAAGAATTTTCGTTTTGCCAAAACAGAGCAGAAAGCATTACCTTGCAGGAAAAATTAAAACCGATGGCGACCAAATACGATATGGATTCGCGTAGCTTAGACATGCTGTTTTTGCTGTCCAACTTGGAAAAATTGCGTGAAGCCTACTTAAAAAAGGGCATAAGCGAAGAGATTTTTTATGATACGGCAAAAGATTTTAAGTATAAGCTTGATGAATGCAAAGAGAAAGTCGGTGTTCTGGGGGTTATACCCTTTTGGTGGTACGCCATCTTTTTCAGAGCGGAAATTGTGGCACTGGGCAGATTTCAGTACCACACAAAACCGTTTTTTGAGGGGCTTACTTATGAATGGGGTGACTTTAAGATTAATTCCGATGATGAAGTGGTAAATTTTCACATTCCGTCCTCGGGACCTATGCCGAGAGAAGCGCGGATAGATTCCTACAAAAAAGCCTTTGCATATTTTGGCAGGAAAAAGGGAGAATATCTGCCGATTATTTGCGAAAGTTGGCTGATTTTTCCGGGTTACAGAGAGGTTTTTCCAAAAGGTTCCAATCTTGCCGATTTTATGGAGGATTTTGATATCATAGACCAAAGCTTTGGCAAGGCAGGGGAGTTTTTAAATGCCCGTGCGGTGTTCGGAAAGCCTTACGACGGTGACACAAGCAAGCTTTCTGCAAACACAACCCTGCAAAAGAATTTTATCAAATTTTTAAACGATGGAAAGATAGCAGGCTGGGGAAAAGGCGTCATTTTATTTGACGGTGAAAAGATTGTAAACAATAAACGGGACAATTAA
- the recO gene encoding DNA repair protein RecO, with translation MNEKLRGLILRETNLGEADKILTVLTEKDGKISVLAKNIRRVKGRFGAGATFLCYSDLEVSPSNNELYFLKRATPIENFFALSEDIEKLTLATYFGQLASYAVPECFSSDSETLSLLLNTFYMLCNTDKDLHFVKSVFEMRLMAEEGYAPLISGCAACGNTEFPLLFNIKEGYLTCPDCGKEGIELNASLFKALQYILHADIKKLYNFSVGEESLKVLSTLTEQYCIYRLGRELPALDYLKSVIL, from the coding sequence ATGAACGAGAAATTACGGGGACTTATCCTGAGGGAGACCAACCTTGGGGAAGCGGATAAAATTTTAACCGTCCTTACCGAAAAGGACGGTAAAATTTCTGTGCTCGCAAAAAATATCCGCCGCGTAAAAGGCAGATTCGGCGCAGGCGCTACCTTTCTTTGCTACTCGGATTTGGAGGTCAGCCCTTCCAATAACGAGCTGTATTTTTTAAAGCGCGCAACCCCCATCGAAAATTTCTTTGCCTTAAGCGAGGATATTGAAAAGCTAACTTTAGCTACCTATTTCGGGCAGTTGGCATCCTATGCGGTGCCCGAATGCTTTTCAAGCGACTCGGAAACCCTTTCGCTTCTCTTAAATACCTTTTATATGCTTTGCAATACCGATAAGGATTTGCATTTTGTAAAAAGTGTATTTGAAATGCGTTTGATGGCAGAAGAAGGGTACGCACCGCTCATTTCAGGCTGTGCCGCCTGCGGAAATACGGAATTTCCGCTTTTGTTTAACATAAAGGAGGGATATCTGACCTGCCCCGATTGCGGCAAAGAGGGGATTGAGCTGAATGCTTCCCTTTTCAAAGCCTTGCAGTACATATTGCATGCGGATATCAAAAAGCTTTATAATTTTTCGGTGGGCGAGGAGAGCTTAAAGGTGCTTTCAACCCTTACAGAGCAGTACTGTATCTACCGTTTAGGGCGCGAATTGCCTGCGCTTGACTATTTAAAATCTGTAATTTTGTAA
- a CDS encoding peptidylprolyl isomerase — protein sequence MSDKVNNPAENPIEENNEVLTEEAVEEVTEEIVAEETEEAVEEVTDAVTEDAAEDVVADESEETAEDAENEEDTAEIVEEKKPSFFKRLFTSPIFSAALLIGLVVVLGLIVWNTFKDAPTSVKDTDVIATVDDQNIYAYEVRYYCKMGYGVEDAINLLAEQKRMLQLAKENNITMTEEQKADMEEYFEMTVSEYGEQFEAQLEQFGLTLDQFKLMNEENAIYGNVMNRIPELGLVEGFTTKEVKPFYDDNFLRAKHVLIATGTPDENGELPEGALTEAEALAKANEVVERLNAGESIDALISELSDDKAGSESSPNGYVFINTTGMDESIKTSLSNTGLTMVDEFTEATVNLEVGEISEPVKTNYGYHVILKLDINENEEIFKDAQGDVLYAMSIVKADEYSVANDAFMKSLEGKYETKIDQDLADAMMIEMYKAEHDPEKQQQMMPY from the coding sequence ATGTCTGACAAAGTAAACAATCCGGCTGAAAACCCGATTGAAGAAAACAATGAAGTTTTGACAGAAGAAGCTGTTGAAGAAGTAACAGAAGAAATTGTTGCGGAAGAAACAGAAGAAGCTGTTGAAGAGGTAACCGATGCGGTTACAGAGGATGCAGCGGAAGATGTCGTTGCAGATGAATCCGAAGAAACTGCAGAAGATGCAGAAAATGAAGAAGACACAGCAGAAATTGTGGAAGAAAAGAAGCCTTCTTTCTTTAAGCGTTTATTCACAAGCCCCATTTTCTCTGCAGCACTACTTATCGGTCTGGTGGTTGTGCTCGGTTTAATCGTGTGGAATACTTTTAAAGATGCCCCCACTTCCGTAAAAGATACCGATGTCATTGCAACAGTTGATGACCAGAACATTTATGCATACGAAGTGCGTTACTACTGCAAGATGGGCTACGGTGTAGAGGATGCCATCAATCTTCTGGCTGAACAAAAGCGTATGCTTCAGTTGGCAAAGGAAAACAACATTACCATGACCGAAGAACAGAAAGCGGACATGGAAGAATATTTTGAAATGACTGTTTCGGAATACGGCGAACAGTTTGAAGCACAGCTTGAACAGTTTGGTCTGACACTTGACCAGTTCAAGCTCATGAATGAAGAAAATGCAATTTACGGAAACGTAATGAATCGTATTCCCGAGCTTGGTCTTGTGGAAGGCTTTACCACCAAGGAAGTAAAACCCTTCTATGATGATAATTTCCTGCGTGCAAAGCATGTATTGATTGCAACCGGCACCCCGGATGAAAACGGTGAATTGCCCGAAGGCGCTTTGACGGAAGCAGAAGCACTGGCTAAAGCAAACGAAGTTGTGGAACGCCTGAATGCAGGCGAAAGCATTGACGCTTTGATTTCCGAACTTTCGGATGACAAAGCAGGCTCTGAATCAAGCCCCAACGGCTATGTATTTATCAACACCACCGGCATGGACGAATCAATTAAGACCAGCCTTTCCAACACCGGTCTTACTATGGTAGATGAATTCACCGAAGCTACTGTCAACTTAGAAGTCGGCGAAATCTCCGAGCCTGTTAAAACCAACTACGGCTACCATGTCATCTTAAAGCTTGACATCAACGAAAACGAAGAAATCTTTAAAGATGCCCAGGGCGATGTGCTTTATGCAATGTCCATTGTTAAAGCTGACGAATATTCTGTGGCAAACGATGCATTCATGAAATCTCTGGAAGGTAAATACGAAACAAAAATCGATCAGGATTTAGCGGATGCTATGATGATTGAAATGTACAAGGCTGAACATGATCCTGAAAAACAGCAGCAGATGATGCCCTACTAA
- a CDS encoding helix-turn-helix transcriptional regulator: MFNSIEVKFCDRRIVDKTWWCVAKPSFRPIFHIGQNRLHYVHSGSPTIYCDEKPYTLEPGKLYLFPQNLSFRGEVADGTEYDHTALDFLTFPPVHMSKPLEISLSASPLLQPATEICAKLIALHPMARYGTRNEYSPLIESYGMNLLKLIHEVYPIETISDPFITDILNYIHENYYKELRLEELSARTNYQKHFFIRKFKQIMGVPPYKYIKDYRMSTAFYLIQTGKFSIAQVAERVGYSDTSGFSHAFKQQFGIYPNEVSKTVFL, encoded by the coding sequence GTGTTTAATTCCATAGAGGTTAAATTTTGCGACAGGCGAATTGTTGACAAGACCTGGTGGTGTGTTGCAAAGCCCAGCTTTCGTCCGATTTTTCATATCGGGCAAAACCGCCTGCACTATGTACACAGTGGCAGTCCCACCATTTACTGTGACGAAAAGCCCTACACGTTAGAGCCGGGTAAGCTGTATCTTTTCCCGCAGAATCTGTCCTTTCGCGGTGAGGTTGCGGACGGAACAGAATATGACCATACTGCGCTTGATTTTCTGACCTTTCCGCCGGTCCACATGTCAAAGCCGTTAGAAATATCGCTTTCCGCCTCTCCCCTGCTCCAACCTGCTACAGAAATCTGTGCTAAGCTGATTGCGCTGCATCCCATGGCGCGATACGGGACCCGAAACGAATACAGCCCGCTGATTGAAAGCTACGGCATGAATCTTTTAAAGCTGATTCATGAGGTGTATCCCATTGAAACGATTTCCGATCCGTTTATCACAGACATTTTAAACTATATTCACGAAAACTACTACAAAGAACTGCGCTTAGAAGAGCTTTCTGCGCGCACCAATTACCAGAAGCATTTCTTTATCCGTAAATTCAAGCAGATTATGGGGGTACCCCCTTACAAATATATCAAGGACTATCGCATGAGCACTGCTTTTTATCTGATTCAGACTGGAAAGTTCAGCATTGCACAGGTGGCAGAGCGGGTCGGCTACAGCGACACGTCCGGCTTTTCACACGCCTTTAAGCAACAATTCGGCATTTATCCCAACGAAGTTTCCAAAACAGTTTTTCTGTAA